One region of Clostridiales bacterium genomic DNA includes:
- a CDS encoding AbrB/MazE/SpoVT family DNA-binding domain-containing protein — MKKATGIVRRVDELGRIVLPIELRRVLGIQEKDKLEIYTEGDTIILHKYAPGCVFCGDADAKEVRGVRICERCAGEAIRAFGGEW, encoded by the coding sequence ATGAAAAAAGCAACAGGGATCGTGCGCCGGGTGGACGAGCTGGGCAGGATCGTGCTGCCGATCGAGCTGCGGCGCGTGCTGGGCATCCAGGAGAAGGACAAGCTGGAGATCTACACGGAGGGCGACACGATCATCCTGCACAAGTATGCGCCGGGGTGCGTGTTCTGCGGGGACGCGGACGCGAAGGAGGTGCGCGGAGTGCGCATCTGCGAGCGGTGCGCGGGAGAAGCGATCCGCGCGTTCGGGGGTGAATGGTGA
- a CDS encoding PcfJ domain-containing protein — protein MRYLKCNLQPERHEEVLGKFWDYPTQEEEDAVHDLFTPHVFFETYGKRREVWATCCRQHGIIGKHGPKHGSEASCPFCGQTAVWSAIGKYSERMTSLREETHVAFLRRDGDALLIEAMQIEISYTKDLIYGGIYYDMSCWGQKAYYLAPGTVQMWEWTREWSCGELTRPYWKAKATVSEPFQPNMMGWACYQGDYTVIGTDALSETKAWRYCQIEDWMCYELAEGWDEPVKWVVTYLAAYAMWPQIEMAVKIGLGDAVTQLVVSGVKNARILNWSARNPADFMRMSKQETRTWLQSGGDFEALKSWRETAPELTPDVYIHLCQRLGGGWMVEACKECAETAGVKLEKAARYAESRIGVHLWVDYLRMARELGYDLTEATVAMPKDLRERHDAAAELLEIRKDQAAAAAYAKRYKKLCRKYEFALSGLRIVVPKSGSEIVREGKTLHHCVGGYAARHIEGKTTILFLRHEKRPERPWMTIELTGKDTIRQIHGYKNESYNHAQDPEERYAWFLDAWLGWVHAGSRRGKQKQPILEAKEKTA, from the coding sequence ATGCGGTACTTAAAGTGCAACCTGCAGCCGGAGCGGCACGAGGAGGTCCTGGGGAAGTTCTGGGACTATCCGACGCAGGAGGAAGAGGACGCAGTGCACGATCTGTTCACGCCGCACGTGTTTTTCGAGACATACGGAAAGCGGCGCGAGGTGTGGGCGACGTGCTGCCGCCAGCATGGGATCATCGGCAAGCACGGGCCGAAGCACGGCAGCGAGGCCAGCTGCCCGTTTTGCGGGCAAACGGCCGTGTGGAGCGCGATCGGCAAGTACAGCGAGCGGATGACGTCCCTGCGGGAAGAGACGCACGTGGCATTCTTGCGCAGGGACGGCGATGCGCTGCTGATCGAGGCGATGCAGATCGAGATCAGCTACACAAAGGACCTGATCTATGGGGGCATCTACTACGACATGAGCTGCTGGGGGCAGAAAGCCTACTACCTCGCGCCGGGGACGGTGCAGATGTGGGAGTGGACGCGGGAATGGAGCTGCGGAGAGCTGACGCGGCCGTACTGGAAGGCGAAGGCGACAGTGTCAGAGCCGTTTCAGCCGAACATGATGGGCTGGGCGTGCTATCAGGGCGACTATACCGTGATCGGCACGGACGCGCTGAGCGAGACGAAAGCGTGGCGCTATTGCCAGATTGAGGACTGGATGTGCTATGAACTTGCGGAGGGCTGGGACGAGCCGGTGAAGTGGGTTGTGACGTATCTCGCGGCCTACGCGATGTGGCCACAGATCGAAATGGCCGTGAAGATCGGCCTCGGGGACGCGGTGACACAGCTTGTGGTGAGCGGCGTGAAAAACGCGCGGATCCTGAACTGGAGTGCGCGAAATCCGGCAGACTTTATGCGAATGAGCAAGCAGGAGACGCGCACATGGCTGCAGTCTGGCGGAGACTTTGAGGCGCTGAAAAGCTGGCGGGAGACTGCGCCGGAGCTGACACCGGATGTGTACATCCATCTCTGCCAGCGGCTCGGCGGGGGATGGATGGTGGAAGCGTGCAAGGAGTGCGCGGAGACGGCCGGTGTGAAGCTGGAAAAGGCGGCACGATATGCCGAGAGCAGGATAGGCGTGCATCTGTGGGTGGACTATCTGCGCATGGCGCGCGAGCTGGGCTATGACCTGACGGAGGCGACGGTGGCCATGCCGAAGGACCTGCGGGAGCGGCACGACGCGGCGGCTGAGCTGCTGGAGATCCGGAAGGACCAAGCCGCCGCTGCGGCCTATGCGAAGCGGTACAAGAAGCTGTGCCGGAAGTATGAATTTGCTCTGAGCGGCTTGCGCATCGTGGTGCCGAAGAGCGGCAGCGAGATCGTGCGCGAGGGCAAGACGCTGCACCACTGTGTGGGCGGCTATGCCGCGCGGCATATTGAGGGGAAGACAACCATCCTGTTTTTGCGGCACGAGAAGCGGCCGGAGCGCCCATGGATGACCATCGAGCTGACGGGGAAGGACACGATCCGCCAGATCCACGGATACAAGAACGAGAGCTATAACCATGCGCAGGATCCGGAAGAGCGGTACGCATGGTTTCTGGATGCATGGCTCGGCTGGGTGCACGCAGGCAGCCGCCGCGGCAAGCAGAAGCAGCCAATACTGGAAGCAAAGGAGAAAACGGCATGA
- a CDS encoding HAD-IA family hydrolase, whose product MHYTSVLFDLDGTLLDTLGDLTAAMNRTLTRHGLPERTRQQMRTALGNGARRLMELSVPSGTDSALFETLLAEYNADYAAHCRIETAPYPGVAALLRTLHTQGRKLAIVSNKPDEAVRALRADFFADAVQIAVGETAAIRRKPAPDMLLAAMEQLGADPDKTVFVGDSEVDIATARAADLPCISVLWGFRDRDVLERAGAQQFAADIAQLQALLG is encoded by the coding sequence ATGCACTACACATCCGTACTTTTTGACCTCGACGGCACGCTGCTCGACACGCTCGGCGACCTGACCGCCGCCATGAACCGCACGCTCACCCGCCACGGTCTGCCGGAGCGCACGCGGCAGCAGATGCGCACCGCGCTCGGCAACGGGGCGCGGCGGCTGATGGAGCTGTCCGTTCCGTCGGGCACGGACAGCGCGCTGTTCGAGACGCTGCTGGCGGAATACAACGCCGACTATGCCGCCCACTGCCGCATTGAGACCGCCCCCTACCCCGGCGTCGCCGCGCTGCTGCGCACGCTGCACACGCAGGGGCGCAAGCTCGCCATCGTGTCCAACAAGCCGGACGAGGCCGTGCGCGCACTGCGTGCGGATTTCTTCGCCGACGCAGTCCAGATCGCTGTCGGCGAGACGGCAGCCATCCGGCGCAAGCCGGCGCCGGACATGCTGCTGGCCGCCATGGAACAGCTCGGCGCCGACCCTGACAAGACGGTCTTTGTCGGCGATTCCGAGGTCGATATTGCCACGGCGCGCGCAGCAGATCTGCCGTGCATCAGCGTGCTGTGGGGCTTTCGTGACCGGGACGTGCTCGAGCGCGCCGGCGCGCAGCAGTTCGCCGCCGACATCGCGCAGCTGCAGGCGCTTCTGGGCTGA
- a CDS encoding helix-turn-helix domain-containing protein, giving the protein MGDRIKVLRQSLGLTQQEFADRIGIKRGAIANYEIGRNISDVVINSICRTFNVNEHWLRTGEGEMFVQISRDKEVMRFVGEVMRGEEDTFRRRFLLALARLPEERWADIEDFARQITAENTKEEQD; this is encoded by the coding sequence ATGGGAGATAGAATCAAAGTGCTGCGGCAATCGCTTGGACTAACACAGCAAGAATTTGCTGACAGAATCGGTATTAAGCGTGGAGCGATTGCAAACTACGAAATAGGACGCAACATATCCGACGTTGTAATAAATTCGATCTGCAGGACATTCAACGTCAACGAACACTGGCTGCGCACCGGCGAGGGCGAGATGTTCGTCCAAATCTCGCGCGATAAGGAGGTCATGCGCTTCGTCGGCGAGGTCATGCGCGGCGAGGAAGATACCTTCCGTCGCCGTTTCCTTCTGGCGCTGGCCCGTCTTCCGGAAGAGCGCTGGGCCGACATCGAGGACTTTGCCCGGCAGATCACCGCGGAAAACACGAAAGAGGAGCAGGATTGA
- a CDS encoding helix-turn-helix domain-containing protein codes for MGNKVKEYREYLGMSQRWLARKVGCGKTTISEVERGRLPNVVTAIKIARALETTVEKLWEDEL; via the coding sequence ATGGGAAACAAAGTGAAAGAATACAGAGAATACCTCGGCATGAGCCAGCGGTGGCTGGCGAGAAAGGTGGGATGCGGGAAGACAACGATCAGCGAGGTGGAGCGCGGGCGGCTGCCGAACGTGGTGACGGCGATCAAGATCGCCCGGGCGCTCGAAACGACTGTGGAGAAGCTATGGGAGGATGAACTATGA
- a CDS encoding site-specific integrase: protein MAKKKYYQRPDGLYEAIRVVNGKRKAFRGRTPHEVEQKMIAYQGEIARGRLFREVEEEWEAEHFPTLTANTLKGYRPAARRAVDRFGDTPIRNIKAPEIKRFITEFAHPGGMASRAQKTVTNQLLVTSLIFRYAAENGEIEYNPCTNVTVPKALPKKRREAASPEDEQKVKAAADVWLLPYLILYTGLRKGEALALTYGDIDRAANVIHVSKSVYVVNNKPYIKQPKTAAGIRTVPILDPLLPKLPRSRKKSLYLFSDDGGQTPLSEMQYQHHWSQFVAATGIQCTAHQLRHSYATMLFECDVPVKDAQDLLGHSTAAMTQDIYTHIRDTHRTEVAQQINEKLRKK from the coding sequence ATGGCAAAAAAGAAATATTATCAGCGGCCGGACGGCCTGTATGAGGCCATCCGCGTCGTCAACGGCAAGCGCAAAGCCTTCCGCGGCCGCACGCCGCATGAGGTCGAGCAGAAGATGATCGCCTACCAGGGCGAGATCGCGCGTGGCCGTCTCTTCCGCGAGGTCGAAGAGGAATGGGAGGCCGAACACTTCCCCACGCTCACGGCGAACACGCTCAAGGGCTACCGGCCCGCAGCGAGGCGCGCCGTTGACCGCTTCGGCGACACGCCCATCCGGAATATCAAAGCGCCGGAGATCAAGCGCTTCATCACGGAGTTTGCGCACCCGGGCGGCATGGCCAGCCGCGCGCAGAAGACCGTCACGAACCAGCTCCTCGTCACATCCCTGATTTTTCGCTACGCCGCCGAAAACGGCGAGATTGAGTATAACCCCTGCACCAACGTCACCGTCCCGAAGGCGCTTCCAAAAAAGCGGCGAGAGGCCGCCAGCCCAGAAGACGAGCAAAAAGTTAAGGCTGCGGCGGATGTGTGGCTCCTGCCTTACCTGATCCTCTACACTGGTCTCCGCAAGGGCGAGGCGCTGGCGCTCACGTATGGCGACATCGACCGTGCCGCGAATGTTATCCACGTCTCGAAAAGCGTCTACGTTGTCAATAACAAGCCGTACATCAAACAGCCAAAGACAGCCGCCGGTATTCGCACCGTGCCGATCCTCGACCCGCTCCTGCCGAAACTTCCGCGCTCCCGCAAGAAGTCCCTCTATCTGTTTTCTGACGACGGCGGCCAGACGCCGCTCTCTGAGATGCAGTATCAGCATCATTGGTCACAGTTCGTCGCGGCCACCGGCATCCAATGCACGGCCCACCAGCTCCGGCACAGCTATGCAACGATGCTTTTTGAGTGCGATGTGCCCGTAAAAGATGCGCAGGATCTTCTCGGCCACTCCACCGCCGCCATGACACAGGACATTTACACACATATCCGCGATACACATCGCACCGAAGTCGCGCAGCAGATCAACGAGAAGCTGCGCAAAAAATAG
- a CDS encoding UvrD-helicase domain-containing protein, with amino-acid sequence MNTTMTFEQRYVQARRRFIEADFANLNDMQRKAVLATEGPLLLLAGAGSGKTTVLIHRIANLIQYGRGSDTDEVPDTATEADLALLERTDLTPDERRRAQRAAALEPVEPWRIIAITFTNKAADELKDRIERMLGPEAAADIWASTFHSACVRILRRDADKLGYPNSFTIYDTSDSQAVVKRILKEMNLDEKAFPYRAVLTEISRAKDSGITPEQYLARAQATHNPRSIRIGEVYQTYWQRLFSAGAMDFDDLIYNTVRLLDEHEDVREHWQRRFRYVLIDEYQDTNNLQYQLAALLADGWGNICVVGDDDQSIYKFRGATIENILNFEKQYKNARTIRLEQNYRSTGRILDAANHVIANNTGRKGKTLWTKAEAGDPLTLYCATNENDEARYVATKIMDDFGHGMNFRDHAVLYRMNAQSNQLEYAFKRNGIPYRIIGGTRFFDRAEVKDMLAYLCVIQTPGDDLRLTRIINTPARGIGARTVETAAQLAHEQQTSLFEVIRHADAYPELQRSQMRLRQFAILIEELQAAAKTMPPDELYDLVVERSGYVRALEEKNTAEDAARIENVQELKSNIIAFAKEADNPTLAGFLDEVALYTDLDNYDQSMDCVTLMTMHAAKGLEFPTVFIVGCEEGIFPGLRCIGEPDEMEEERRLCYVALTRAREHLILTCARQRMLFGRTTANRVSRFVEEIPEEDIQKLNVPRGYGYSEPSRDQQQYPPRQSAPRAYTVSAPEPRRKPPVRPAPPAAKPAGKAAPAFAVGDRVTHRAFGSGVVSKIQPMGGDALLEVEFETAGTKRLMMRAAGQFMKKEP; translated from the coding sequence ATGAATACTACCATGACTTTTGAACAACGCTATGTGCAGGCGCGCAGACGCTTCATCGAGGCGGACTTCGCAAACCTGAACGATATGCAGAGAAAAGCGGTCCTGGCCACGGAAGGCCCACTGCTGCTGCTGGCCGGCGCCGGCAGCGGTAAAACTACGGTGCTCATCCACCGGATCGCAAATCTCATCCAGTACGGCCGCGGGTCGGACACAGACGAGGTGCCGGACACGGCGACAGAGGCGGACCTCGCGCTGCTCGAGCGCACGGATCTGACGCCGGACGAGCGCCGGCGCGCGCAGCGGGCGGCGGCGCTCGAGCCGGTCGAGCCGTGGCGCATCATCGCCATCACGTTCACGAACAAGGCGGCCGACGAGCTCAAGGACCGCATCGAGCGCATGCTCGGCCCCGAGGCCGCGGCGGACATCTGGGCCTCGACGTTCCACTCCGCGTGCGTGCGCATCCTGCGGCGGGACGCCGACAAGCTCGGCTATCCCAACAGCTTCACGATCTATGACACGTCGGACAGTCAGGCGGTCGTCAAGCGCATTCTCAAGGAGATGAATCTCGACGAGAAGGCGTTTCCGTACCGCGCCGTGCTCACGGAGATCAGCCGCGCCAAGGATTCCGGCATCACGCCTGAGCAGTATCTGGCGCGCGCGCAGGCGACGCACAACCCGCGCAGCATCCGCATCGGCGAGGTGTACCAGACCTACTGGCAGCGCCTGTTTTCCGCCGGGGCGATGGATTTTGACGACCTGATCTACAACACCGTCCGCCTGCTCGACGAGCACGAGGACGTGCGCGAGCACTGGCAGCGCCGCTTCCGCTACGTGCTCATCGACGAGTATCAGGACACGAATAACCTTCAGTACCAGCTCGCGGCCCTGCTGGCCGACGGCTGGGGCAATATCTGTGTCGTCGGCGACGATGACCAGAGCATTTATAAGTTCCGCGGCGCGACGATCGAGAACATTCTCAACTTTGAAAAGCAGTACAAGAATGCCCGCACCATCCGCCTCGAGCAGAACTACCGCAGCACCGGCCGCATCCTCGACGCTGCCAACCACGTTATCGCCAACAACACCGGCCGCAAGGGCAAAACGCTCTGGACGAAGGCCGAAGCCGGTGACCCGCTCACGCTCTACTGCGCCACAAATGAGAACGACGAGGCGCGCTATGTCGCCACGAAGATCATGGACGACTTTGGCCACGGCATGAACTTCCGCGATCACGCCGTGCTCTACCGCATGAACGCGCAGAGCAACCAGCTCGAATATGCCTTCAAGCGCAACGGCATCCCGTACCGCATCATCGGCGGCACGCGCTTTTTCGACCGCGCGGAGGTCAAGGACATGCTGGCCTACCTGTGCGTCATCCAGACGCCGGGCGACGACCTGCGTCTGACGCGCATCATCAACACCCCGGCCCGCGGCATCGGCGCGCGCACGGTCGAAACGGCCGCGCAGCTCGCACATGAGCAGCAGACGAGCCTCTTTGAAGTCATCCGCCACGCGGACGCCTATCCCGAGCTGCAGCGCAGCCAGATGCGCCTGCGCCAGTTTGCCATCCTGATCGAGGAGCTGCAGGCCGCGGCCAAAACCATGCCGCCGGACGAACTCTACGACCTCGTCGTGGAGCGCAGCGGCTATGTCCGCGCGCTCGAGGAAAAGAACACGGCCGAGGACGCCGCCCGCATCGAGAACGTGCAGGAGCTCAAGTCGAACATCATTGCCTTCGCCAAGGAGGCCGATAACCCCACGCTCGCGGGCTTCCTCGACGAGGTCGCGCTCTATACCGACCTCGATAACTACGACCAGTCCATGGACTGCGTCACGCTCATGACCATGCACGCGGCCAAGGGCCTGGAGTTTCCGACGGTGTTCATCGTCGGCTGCGAGGAGGGCATTTTCCCCGGCCTGCGCTGCATCGGCGAGCCGGATGAAATGGAGGAGGAGCGCCGCCTGTGCTACGTCGCGCTCACCCGCGCGCGCGAGCACCTCATCCTCACGTGCGCCCGCCAGCGCATGCTCTTCGGCCGCACGACGGCCAATCGCGTCTCCCGTTTCGTTGAGGAGATCCCGGAGGAAGATATTCAGAAGCTCAACGTCCCGCGCGGCTACGGTTATTCCGAGCCCAGCCGCGACCAGCAGCAGTACCCGCCGCGCCAGAGCGCGCCGCGTGCCTATACGGTCTCCGCGCCGGAACCGCGGCGCAAGCCGCCCGTGCGGCCCGCGCCGCCCGCGGCAAAGCCGGCGGGCAAAGCTGCCCCGGCCTTCGCCGTCGGCGACCGGGTCACGCACCGCGCGTTCGGCTCCGGCGTCGTCTCGAAGATCCAGCCTATGGGCGGCGATGCGCTGCTCGAGGTGGAATTTGAGACCGCCGGCACCAAGCGCCTCATGATGCGCGCGGCCGGACAATTCATGAAAAAGGAACCCTGA
- a CDS encoding DMT family transporter yields the protein MPDPGASHAYTRLGRFALIVTTLLWGSSFTIMKDALATVPALWLLAIRFSGAAMLMALIGIRSLRRLDRGYLTGGACMGVCLYLAYTLQTYGLVHTTPGKNAFLTATYCVFVPFFWWLIHKRRPDRYNLAAVLLCLGGMGLVSLQSDLRIGRGEGLTILSGVFYALHIIATASAARGRSPVLLSFVQFAVAAVLSWVTAPFAAPAPEEIPADVWLRLGYLCVMCTGLCFLLQTFGQKYTPPTTAALLLTLESVFGTLFSVAFYHEHLEPRVIVGFALILVAILISETKLKFLRRRMA from the coding sequence ATGCCTGACCCCGGCGCAAGCCATGCTTATACCCGTCTCGGCCGCTTCGCCCTGATCGTGACGACGCTCCTCTGGGGCAGCTCGTTCACGATCATGAAGGACGCACTTGCCACCGTCCCCGCGCTGTGGCTGCTGGCCATCCGCTTTTCCGGTGCGGCCATGCTCATGGCGCTCATCGGTATCCGGAGCCTGCGCCGGCTCGACCGCGGCTATCTCACCGGTGGGGCGTGCATGGGCGTGTGCCTGTACCTGGCCTACACCCTTCAGACGTATGGCCTCGTGCACACCACGCCGGGGAAAAACGCCTTTCTCACGGCGACGTACTGCGTGTTCGTGCCGTTTTTCTGGTGGCTGATCCATAAGCGGCGGCCGGACCGGTACAACCTCGCGGCGGTGCTTTTGTGCCTGGGCGGCATGGGGCTCGTGTCCCTGCAGAGCGACCTGCGCATCGGCCGCGGCGAGGGGCTGACGATCCTCAGCGGCGTGTTTTACGCGCTGCACATCATCGCCACCGCCAGTGCGGCCAGAGGGCGCAGCCCGGTGCTGCTCTCGTTCGTGCAGTTTGCTGTGGCAGCCGTGCTCAGCTGGGTCACGGCGCCGTTCGCCGCGCCTGCGCCGGAGGAGATCCCGGCGGATGTGTGGCTGCGTCTTGGCTACCTGTGCGTCATGTGCACCGGCCTGTGCTTTCTGCTCCAGACATTCGGGCAGAAGTACACCCCGCCCACGACGGCGGCGCTGCTGCTTACGCTCGAGAGCGTGTTCGGCACGCTGTTTTCCGTTGCGTTCTATCACGAGCATCTGGAGCCGCGCGTGATCGTTGGCTTCGCGCTGATCCTCGTTGCCATCCTCATCTCGGAGACGAAGCTGAAGTTTCTGCGCCGCAGGATGGCATAA